One Tenebrio molitor chromosome 2, icTenMoli1.1, whole genome shotgun sequence genomic region harbors:
- the LOC138123169 gene encoding myrosinase 1-like, with translation MKAILLVICASTITLADVPDYYFPDGFVFGAATAAYQVEGGWDEDGKGESIWDRGTHEHADWVADNSNGDIACDSYHKYKEDVQMLKTLGVNFYRFSIAWSRVLPTGKADEVNQAGIDYYNNLIDELLANDIEPYVTMFHWDLPQPLQDEGGWPDRKLTDYFVDYARVLFENFGDRVKYWMTFNEIMQICEAGYSGGSFAPYISNPGVGGYECTHTVLLAHGRTYRLYDSDFRAEQNGQIGIAIDSYWHEPNYADRETDQEASEVDMQLNYGWFVNPFINGNYPEVMIERVKANSLAEGYPQSRLPEFTADEQEMMKGTFDFLGLNHYSSDKVYFAEDGAGDHPSHWADTGVIGYQDASWPGSASSWLKVVPWGLNKLLVWIKDHYDNPPVLITENGFSDTGELDDYDRANYYKQYLYEILKAINEEECNVIGYTAWSLMDNFEWMAGYTQRFGMHYVDFDDPDRPRTRKLSSYVYNNIITTRHVDWDYYPDWPPTQENKN, from the exons ATGAAGGCAATTCTGTTGGTGATTTGCGCGAG TACCATCACACTCGCGGATGTCCCTGACTATTATTTCCCTGATGGTTTCGTGTTCGGCGCCGCCACCGCCGCCTACCAGGTGGAAGGAGGATGGGACGAAGACGGTAAAGGTGAGAGTATCTGGGACCGCGGTACTCACGAGCATGCCGACTGGGTGGCTGATAACTCCAATGGAGACATAGCTTGTGACTCCTACCACAAATACAAAGAAGATGTGCAGATGTTGAAGACTCTAGGGGTGAATTTCTACCGATTTTCCATCGCTTGGTCTAGGGTACTACCGACTGGAAAAGCCGACGAAGTCAATCAAGCCGGAATCGACTATTACAACAATCTGATAGACGAGCTGTTGGCCAACGATATCGAGCCCTACGTTACCATGTTCCACTGGGACCTGCCGCAACCCCTCCAAGACGAGGGTGGCTGGCCCGACAGGAAACTCACAGACTACTTCGTCGACTACGCCAGAGTGTTGTTTGAAAACTTTGGCGATCGAGTCAAGTACTGGATGACTTTCAACGAGATAATGCAAATTTGCGAGGCTGGCTACTCTGGGGGTAGTTTCGCCCCTTACATAAGCAACCCGGGGGTCGGGGGCTACGAGTGCACCCACACCGTCCTCCTAGCCCACGGCAGGACCTACAGACTCTACGACAGCGACTTCAGAGCGGAACAAAATGGCCAAATCGGAATTGCTATAGATTCGTACTGGCACGAGCCCAACTACGCTGACCGAGAAACCGACCAAGAAGCCTCCGAAGTGGACATGCAGCTGAAC TACGGCTGGTTCGTCAACCCCTTCATCAACGGCAACTACCCCGAAGTGATGATTGAAAGGGTCAAGGCCAACAGTCTTGCCGAAGGCTACCCCCAATCCCGCCTTCCCGAGTTCACCGCCGACGAACAAGAAATGATGAAAGGCACTTTCGATTTCTTGGGTCTCAACCACTACTCTTCGGACAAGGTTTACTTCGCCGAAGACGGCGCAGGAGACCATCCGTCTCACTGGGCCGACACCGGTGTCATAGGTTACCAAGACGCGTCTTGGCCTGGTTCCGCTTCGAGCTGGTTGAAAGTGGTACCGTGGGGTCTCAACAAATTGCTAGTCTGGATCAAGGACCACTACGACAATCCTCCGGTTTTGATCACCGAGAACGGCTTCTCTGATACTGGAGAACTAGACGACTACGACAGGGCCAACTATTACAAGCAGTACTTGTACGAGATTCTCAAGGCCATTAACGAAGAAGAGTGTAATGTTATCGGGTACACGGCGTGGAGTCTGATGGATAATTTCGAATGGATGGCGGGATACAC GCAAAGGTTTGGCATGCATTATGTCGATTTTGACGACCCTGACAGACCCAGGACTAGGAAGTTGTCCTCTTACGTTTACAATAACATTATCACAACTAGACACGTCGATTGGGACTACTACCCAGACTGGCCGCCAactcaagaaaataaaaattga